The Armatimonadia bacterium DNA segment CACTCGACCTCGGCGCCGTAGAGGCTGCCCTTGCTCAGGAAGCTGCTGGCTCTGGCCGGACTCCACTGCGGGTCCTCGAGGTCAACGAGGTAGTTGTTCAGCGACCGGTAGAAGCCGGTCAACTGCAGCAGTGCCCCGTTTCGTGGCATGAGTTGGTACTGCAACTCGTAGCTCTGCTCGTATCCACCGTCAGCGAGATCCAGCGGCGACTCCAGTTCACGCGCCGACCATAGATCGACCGGCGCCAACTCGGCAGCATCGTCACGCAACAGTGGGCGCGTCAGCAGGACGAGGGTCTGGCCGCCGCCGAGGTCGCGACGCACCCAGGCCTTGGCCCGCCACACCGGTGAGGCTTCCTCGGCAACCGCTACTCGTCCGCCCACCATGGCCCGAGTCTTGTGGTCGAGCGTCAGCTCGCGCTCGAGGTAGAAGGTCGCCGAATCACGGTTCACCTCATCACGGTAGTCCTGCCAGTCGATGGTCGAGGTGGGATCGATCTTCCCCAAGACTCCCGACACACCGCGCTTCTCGCCGTAGTACGCCGCGCCTGCCACGAGGGAGTTCGCGCCGGAGCCCTGCCTGTCGAAGCGCAGCTCCGCCATCGGCCCCTCGGAGGAGAGCCTGATACCCCGCACAGGGTCCGTGTTGGTCAGCAGGCTTTGGGGGTTGTAGTCGTTCTCGGAATCGTCGCGGTACCCGAGCTTGAAGGTGAGGTCGCTACGCGAACTCAGGCTGCGACGACCCAGATAGCGGAAGTCGTAGCCGCCGAAGGCGCTCTCGTAGCCGGGCGTCTCGGGCTCTCCGGTGCTCAGCAGCCGACCCGGCTTGTCGCGGTCCTCATGGTCGACGCTCAGGTAAGCGACATCGGCCTTGCCGGCGCTGGTCTGCCGGCCCGCGATGCCCAGGAAGGTGGTGTGGTTCCAGTCGCTCTGGAGGCGGTCCCAGTCGTCGTTCTCGTGCTGCAGGGCCATGAAGTAGCTGTTCTGGCCGTTGTCGCCCCGCCCGTCCTTCTTCACCTTGCCCTGGAAGCTACCGAAAGCGGCATCGACCTCCGTGCGGGAGTACTCACGTCCCTCCACCATGGCCGCCGGCTGCTTGGTCAGCGCCGCGAACTGCTCGTACAGTGCATTGCGACCCTGGCCAAGCCGGCCGTAGACTTCGGCCAGTTCCAGGTGCGCCAGGGCGTAGTCGCGGTCCAGCTCCACAGCCCTTCGCAGCTCAGCCCAGGCACGCTCCGTGCGATTCTGCCTGAGGTACACGCGTGCGAGCGTGGTGTGCAGACGCGCCGAATCGTCACCGAGGCGCACAGCAAGCTCGGCCTCCCGGACAGCCTCCGGGTACTGATTGAGGTCCAGCTGCAACATCGCCAGGTTGGCATGAGGCAGAGCCCAGTCGGGTTGTGCCTCAATTGCCGCGCCAAACTCCCGGGCCGCACCGCTCAGATCCCCCTGGGATAAGAGGGCAGCGCCCAGGTTGTTGTGGGTCGCCGCCCGTGAGGCATCGAGGGCAATGGCCGCCTTCTGCTCCTCGACGGCAGCCGCGAGCTTGCCCTGCCTCGCATAGGTCACGCCGAGGCCAGTGCGTGCTGAGACCAGGTTCGGGCTGAGCGCCACCGCATGGCTGAAGGACTTCTGCGCCCCCGCCAGGTCGTTGGCCGCCAGGTAGGACATGCCCAGCGCACTCCAGGCGGCGCCAAACTCCGGGTCGAGCGTCACGGCAAGCTGAGCCTCGCGCAGGCCGCTCTCAAGGTCGCCCTGCGCGTTGCGGATATCGGAGGCGACCAGGTGAGCTGCCGCCGAGTTCGGCGAAGCCTGCAGAGCCACTTCGGACGCCTGGCGGGCCCGGCTCAAATCGCCGGCATAGAACTCGGCGGTCGCCAGGGCTTCGTTCGCCAGACCCGAAGCCGGCGCCAACTCCACTGCCCGTCGCGCCGAGGCCAGGGCTGCTTCCTTCTTGCCCTCGGCGAGCTGTACGCCGGAGAGATAAGCGTGAGCCTGGTAGGCCTGCGCAGACAGAGCGACGGCACGCTCGAAGGCCGCTTCGGCCTTCTGGGCATCCCCGCTCCGAACTGCTACCAGCCCGGCGGCAATCTGGGCCAGCGACTCGGTCGGAGCCATTGAGACGCCCCGCGCAGCCAGTGCAGCAGCCTGCTTGAGTGAGTCCTCCTGGAGCGAGGAGACCTGCGCCAGGGCAGCACCGATCACCGGCAGGGCGTCAGTCGGGGCAAGCGCCGCAGCAGCCTGGAAGGCGCCGGCAGCCTCGGCAGTCCGTCCCTGCAGGAGGAGGTTGTAGCCCAGGCGCGTCTGCGCTCGCGGAACAGCAGGGGTAGCCTGTGCCAGGGCGGTGTAGACGGCCTCGGCAGCGGACCAATCGCCGGCGTCCTCCAGGGCATCACCCAGGGCGAGTTGTGCCCGGAGATCGCCGGGGTTCGCCTGAGCCGCTTGCCGTGCCTGTGTCAGGGTCGCGTCAACCTGTGCCGCGGTGGCCGAGGGTGCATGGCGCATCTCCCATCCGAGGCCGACGTTGTCCAGGGATGCCTCCCACTGAAGGTACCCGGAGGGATCAACGCGCATCGGACGCGTCGGGGCCATGTCGGCAGCCGCGTGACTCTGCTGGTTCGCACCGACCGCCACACTCCCGAGGTCGTTGTAGAACCTGACCGTTCCCTCAAGCACGGTCACGGTGGTCACACCATCGGACCCTACCTCGACAAGGAACTTCGTGCCCGAGGCAGCAGCGATGGCGCCCTCGGTGCCGATCTCCAGTCTGGGCGCACCGAGAAGCCAGACGTACACCTTCCCGGCAATCGCCCACAGGCGGGTCAGACCTCGTGCAGCCGCCTGGGGCTTGGCCGCAGGAATGACGACGTGCGTGCGAGGCCCGAGCTTGACGCGCGCGCCATCAATGAGTATCGTCGCTTGTGCTTTCTGGAAGGTCTGGACATGGTCGCCGGAGGCCAAGGGGCACCGGCTGACCTGTACCCACGGACCCTTCCCGGCCCGCTGCACCTTTACAACACCGGTCACCTGCTCGAGCCTCGCCCGAGACGCCGGAGCGCACCAAACCGCCCCCGGCAGAAGGGCCAGTGCCAGGCCGCAGAGAACACCGCATCGTGCTACGTGGTCAAGACGCATGAGAATCACCCGTTACTGGGGCGCGCTCGTCGATGGTGGTGGCTCGGTCGGCAGGGCGAGCGTGAAGACTGATCCCTGACCGACCTTGCTCTCGACCCACACATCGCCCCCGTGAGCCTGCGCAATACGACGGACCGACGACAGCCCGATCCCCGTCCCCGGCACCTGAAGCCCCTCGGGCACGGCTCTTTCATACGGTTCGAAGACCCTGCCAATCTTCTCCGCAGGAATGCCGATACCTCCGTCGGCGACACGGACCAAACATACTGGTGGACCAGGAGCAATAGACACCAGAATTGTGCCACCCTCGGGCCAGTACTTGATGGCGTTGTCGAGAAGATTGCTCAGAGCACGTGCCAGGTATCGTGGATCGCCCGCGAGCCACACTCCCTCCGGCGGCGCCACCACTTCGACTCTATGAACCGGACTGCGAGCACCGTGTGCCACTGCCAAGTCCTTCGCCAGCGCGGCGACATCGAAATCGCTGCACTCCAGGACAAGCTCCCGGTGATGGTCGAGGGTAAGGAACTCGTCGATGTCGCCAAAGGCCATCTGCACCTGCTGCTGAATGCGCGCCAAGAGCTCCGGAGAGGGCGTCGTGCCACGCTGCTGCTGCATCCGGAGGACTTCGGCCAGGGCGCTGATGGCCGCCAGAGGTTGCTTCAGGTCATGCACCAGGGTGGAGGCCACACTGTCGCGTGCCTCAATCTGCCCCGTCAGACGCTTGACCTGGTCACTGGCCATGGCCAGACCCAGGAGCGCTGTTGCGACCGATGACACGGCGATCCCTTCCACCGTCACGGCGGCGTAGAGCCACACATCGTGCCGAATCAGCAACTGGGCGGCTACCACAACGGTCTCGGCCTCAACCAGCGCCACGATGAGGGCCCGCCAGATCCCCAGGAAGCGGAAGGCACAGGAGGCCAGCACAGCAGCGGCGAAGATCACCACCCAGGCCACCGGGGTGCTCACCGGTCTGATCCATCGGCGCTGCAGCAGTGTGTTGAGGGCGTTCGCATGGATCTCGACGCCGCTCATTGCGGCTTCAGCGGACTGATCCACCAGGGGGGTCGCCCGACGAACTGCGCTCCCCAGCAGCGCTGACCGCTTCCGGTCCTGCAAGGAACCGATCAGCACGATTCTGCCGCCAAAACGCTTCTTCAGTTCCTCAGGCTCGGCCCGCAGGACCTCGCTGAGCCCGTAGACTGGGAAGGTCCCCGTCGGCCCTGCCCAGTCGATGAGCATGGCGTAGTCACTGGTCGGCTGCTCCTGGCCCGACATCAGCGACGTCATCAAGCGTGTGCGCTCGTGCGCCCACACCGGCACCACCAGGTCGGCAACTCTCACGTGCGTGTCATCGATTGGCTCGGGAAGCTCCCAGGGCACCCCCACATAGGCGGAGTAGACGGCCGCCGACAGCGGTGGCACCTGCTCGCCCAGCATGACGAGATGCTCAGTCCCATTCCGAGGTGTCTCCGGCGGAGCCCCACACTGGACCAGGGATACTCCGCGTATGACGCCGTGCGGGTTGTAGAGGACCGGCGAGCCGATCAGGACATCGGTCGTCGGAAGGAAGCCCCTGGGAGGGGCCTCGAAGAAGAGTTTGTCGGGCGTCGACCCGGTGTCGGCAACAAGTACCGTGTCAGGTGGTTCGAGCAGGGCCGCAACCAGGGGACCATCGTGGGCACGACGCTCCGGCAAGCCCACCGGACATGCCTGCGAGAAGGAGATGTCCACCCCCACAACGCATGCCCCGGCATGCTTGGTCCTGCTGATGGCCGCACCAAGGTCATCGCGCCGGATGAGCTGGCATGCACACTCCGCCAGCCGGTTCGCCTGGTGTCTCTCGATGTCGGCGCGCTCGACACCGACGATGACGATCCTTGGGTCCGGCGCCTGGGCAGGTCGCGACGACAAGAGAAGATCAAGAAGTGCGAACTCGGGCACCGATAGAGAGGACGAAAAGCGGCACACGGCGAAGGTCGTTAGTAGGGAGATCAGCACGATACCTGCGGCACGCGTCTTGAGACCACGTGCCACTAGTTTGCGTGGCAACTGCTTGAGTCCCAGTCTGTGGGTATCAGCACGCCGACCCAGTTCCCTGGCACCCTTTGCTGATCGCTCCGACGAGGGGCCCCCAGCCGGCGCCCTGTCAACCAGCAATACGCGCACCAGCCTTCGACGTGACAACGACGAGGTCTTCGGTCGCCTCAATCATAGTCAGGGCTGGTGTCAGTGTCAATGACCGGCCCCATGTGGTCCCAGAGGGTGGCATCTTGGGGCGACAGACGGGCTGTCATGCGGACCTGTGCCTGGAGTAGTCAGCCGGATTGCCAGCTACCGAGGAACTTTGGATGTGGTCCATAGAACATGCCTAGCAGTCTCTCAATCCAGGACCATGCCATACCCGCAAGCGCGTCTGAGGCCACAGAACCCAGAGGCCTAGCCGGAGGCTGGTTCGTTCCCCTCCTGCTGGCTGCCATCAGTCTTGCTCTGTGGTACCCGCTTCGGTGCGGAGGCCCCATCCAGTGGGACTCGGTGCAGTTCCTACTGGCTCTCGACCAGTACGACATTGCCAAGCACCTGCCCCATCCCCCGGGTTACTTCCTGTATGTCATGCTTGGGAGGGCCCTGCGGCTGGTTACCGGGGATGGCTGGTCGGCCTTGCTTGTCCTCGGCGGGCTCTGCGGTGCGGTTCTGGTGGCAGTCACCTCCCGGATGGCCTCTGAGATCGGTGGGAGCTTCGCTGGACTGCTCGCCGGGCTGATGGCTCTCACCGCACCTTTGCTGATCAACGACACAACACAGGGCGACACGCATTCTGCCTCCGGTGCACTCTCGGCCCTGGTGGGCTGGTGCGCCCTGCGTTTGGTGGTGCTGCGACGGCGAGGACCGATGGAGGTCATCGGGGGCTCTGTGGCCCTCGCGGCACTCGCAGGGGTACGCCCCTCTGATGGCGTCTTCCTGGCGCCTCTCTGGTTGGTGGCCCTGGCAGTCAGTGGACGCCGCCCCTTCCTCGTGGGACTGGTGACTGCGGCGATGGGGACTCTCGCCTGGGTGATCGCGATGGGAGTGATGATGGGGGGCTACGACGGCCTCTTCCACACCCTGTCCATGATCATGTCCGGCTTCGTGACCCGCCGAGCTCCGGTGACGTCCGGCGTGAGGTGGCTGCTCCCCAATGGCCGGCTGGTCGCCGAGGGCCTTGAGCAACTCCTGCTCCCGGGAGCTCCGCTGGTGCTCGCCGTACCCTTTGCCGCTCACCAGACTCTGCGTCGGCCCCTGTCGTGGTTGCTGCTCCTGGGGATCGTCCCGTCTCTGGCGGTGT contains these protein-coding regions:
- a CDS encoding TonB-dependent receptor, coding for MTGVVKVQRAGKGPWVQVSRCPLASGDHVQTFQKAQATILIDGARVKLGPRTHVVIPAAKPQAAARGLTRLWAIAGKVYVWLLGAPRLEIGTEGAIAAASGTKFLVEVGSDGVTTVTVLEGTVRFYNDLGSVAVGANQQSHAAADMAPTRPMRVDPSGYLQWEASLDNVGLGWEMRHAPSATAAQVDATLTQARQAAQANPGDLRAQLALGDALEDAGDWSAAEAVYTALAQATPAVPRAQTRLGYNLLLQGRTAEAAGAFQAAAALAPTDALPVIGAALAQVSSLQEDSLKQAAALAARGVSMAPTESLAQIAAGLVAVRSGDAQKAEAAFERAVALSAQAYQAHAYLSGVQLAEGKKEAALASARRAVELAPASGLANEALATAEFYAGDLSRARQASEVALQASPNSAAAHLVASDIRNAQGDLESGLREAQLAVTLDPEFGAAWSALGMSYLAANDLAGAQKSFSHAVALSPNLVSARTGLGVTYARQGKLAAAVEEQKAAIALDASRAATHNNLGAALLSQGDLSGAAREFGAAIEAQPDWALPHANLAMLQLDLNQYPEAVREAELAVRLGDDSARLHTTLARVYLRQNRTERAWAELRRAVELDRDYALAHLELAEVYGRLGQGRNALYEQFAALTKQPAAMVEGREYSRTEVDAAFGSFQGKVKKDGRGDNGQNSYFMALQHENDDWDRLQSDWNHTTFLGIAGRQTSAGKADVAYLSVDHEDRDKPGRLLSTGEPETPGYESAFGGYDFRYLGRRSLSSRSDLTFKLGYRDDSENDYNPQSLLTNTDPVRGIRLSSEGPMAELRFDRQGSGANSLVAGAAYYGEKRGVSGVLGKIDPTSTIDWQDYRDEVNRDSATFYLERELTLDHKTRAMVGGRVAVAEEASPVWRAKAWVRRDLGGGQTLVLLTRPLLRDDAAELAPVDLWSARELESPLDLADGGYEQSYELQYQLMPRNGALLQLTGFYRSLNNYLVDLEDPQWSPARASSFLSKGSLYGAEVEWESWLSRSLSAGIWGRLSNSENDEIEGCEVPYIPRLAGKARLDYLGRSGLRVGLTWNHTGQRYADRDNTVRLGSYGLLNLRAEKQFDPRNMLFVDVENLTDKQYEYWQGYPGRPRRVRVGFEMRF
- a CDS encoding ATP-binding protein, whose protein sequence is MPRKLVARGLKTRAAGIVLISLLTTFAVCRFSSSLSVPEFALLDLLLSSRPAQAPDPRIVIVGVERADIERHQANRLAECACQLIRRDDLGAAISRTKHAGACVVGVDISFSQACPVGLPERRAHDGPLVAALLEPPDTVLVADTGSTPDKLFFEAPPRGFLPTTDVLIGSPVLYNPHGVIRGVSLVQCGAPPETPRNGTEHLVMLGEQVPPLSAAVYSAYVGVPWELPEPIDDTHVRVADLVVPVWAHERTRLMTSLMSGQEQPTSDYAMLIDWAGPTGTFPVYGLSEVLRAEPEELKKRFGGRIVLIGSLQDRKRSALLGSAVRRATPLVDQSAEAAMSGVEIHANALNTLLQRRWIRPVSTPVAWVVIFAAAVLASCAFRFLGIWRALIVALVEAETVVVAAQLLIRHDVWLYAAVTVEGIAVSSVATALLGLAMASDQVKRLTGQIEARDSVASTLVHDLKQPLAAISALAEVLRMQQQRGTTPSPELLARIQQQVQMAFGDIDEFLTLDHHRELVLECSDFDVAALAKDLAVAHGARSPVHRVEVVAPPEGVWLAGDPRYLARALSNLLDNAIKYWPEGGTILVSIAPGPPVCLVRVADGGIGIPAEKIGRVFEPYERAVPEGLQVPGTGIGLSSVRRIAQAHGGDVWVESKVGQGSVFTLALPTEPPPSTSAPQ